Proteins found in one Triticum aestivum cultivar Chinese Spring chromosome 4D, IWGSC CS RefSeq v2.1, whole genome shotgun sequence genomic segment:
- the LOC123100726 gene encoding protein ETHYLENE-INSENSITIVE 2-like, producing MEAVRGIESLAGGDGRHHVSHTLGTTLLISVGYIDLGKWVAAVDSGARFGYDLVILVLLFNLSAVLNQYLSTCIGMVTGKNLALISRQEYSQFICVGLGLQAEISLFTSELTMILGIAVGYNLVFDQDDFMTAIIFACLVINVLPYLFSPRDKRMAGTLNACISGFTILCFVLGLLISQPEIPLHVNVMFPKLSGESAYSLMALMGTNIVSHNLYVHSSIVQVQRSHVHSLGALFHDHLFSILFTFTGVFLVNYVLLSSAVAESSHNVILTFHDAVELMNEIFSSSIAPLVFLAVLLFSSHIITLTSVIASHVVTEHFFGTNMSLFAHHVLLKLLATIPAIYCARLEGSEGVYQLIILCPVIQAFTLPSSVIPVFRIASSMSIMGNCKISLYVETLAFIAFCLMLFVNIIFVAEILFGESAWTNNLKGNTETPVVIPHSVLILMSCASIAFALFLAITPLNSSSRETETQDLCVHSQ from the exons ATGGAAGCTGTGCGCGGCATCGAGTCCCTGGCTGGTGGAGATGGCCGGCATCATGTCTCCCATACCCTTGGGACGACCCTGCTGATCTCGGTGGGGTACATCGATCTCGGCAAGTGGGTGGCCGCGGTTGATTCCGGGGCTCGATTTGGCTACGACCTCGTGATACTGGTGCTGCTCTTCAACTTGTCCGCGGTTCTCAATCAGTATCTATCCACTTGCATCGGCATGGTCACCGGCAAGAATCTTGCACTG ATTTCCCGCCAGGAGTACAGCCAGTTCATATGTGTTGGCCTTGGTCTCCAGGCAGAGATATCTTTGTTTACTTCAGAACTAACCATG ATTTTAGGCATAGCAGTTGGATACAATCTTGTATTTGATCAGGATGATTTTATGACAGCCATTATTTTTGCATGTCTTGTAATTAATGTGCTGCCATATCTTTTCTCCCCTAGG GACAAGAGGATGGCTGGAACGTTAAATGCATGCATATCTGGCTTTACGATTCTTTGTTTTGTGCTTGGTTTATTAATCAGTCAACCAGAGATTCCTCTCCATGTGAATGTGATGTTCCCTAAGTTGAGTGGTGAAAGTGCTTACTCATTGATGGCACTTATGGGTACAAACATAGTGTCGCACAACCTTTATGTTCATTCGTCCATTGTTCAG GTCCAGAGgtctcatgttcatagcctcggtGCCCTGTTTCATGACCACCTTTTTTCTATATTATTTACTTTTACTGGGGTCTTTCTTGTGAACTATGTTCTGTTGAGCTCAGCGGTGGCGGAATCTAGTCACAATGTGATCCTCACATTTCACGATGCTGTAGAGCTAATGAACGAG ATATTTTCCAGTTCCATTGCACCACTTGTGTTCTTAGCAGTTCTTCTCTTTTCGAGCCACATCATCACATTGACATCTGTTATCGCTAGCCATGTAGTCACTGAGCATTTCTTTGGCACAAACATGTCTCTATTTGCGCATCATGTGCTACTTAAGCTTCTTGCCACGATTCCTGCCATCTATTGTGCGAGATTAGAAGGCTCTGAAGGGGTATATCAGTTAATCATTCTTTGTCCAGTAATCCAGGCGTTTACCCTTCCTTCATCTGTCATTCCTGTTTTCCGCATTGCCTCATCAATGTCAATAATGGGCAACTGCAAGATATCTCTATACGTTGAAACATTAGCCTTTATTGCATTCTGTCTTATGTTATTTGTAAATATCATCTTCGTGGCGGAAATCCTGTTTGGTGAGAGCGCCTGGACAAACAACCTGAAAGGGAACACTGAAACCCCGGTGGTAATTCCACATAGTGTACTGATCCTCATGTCTTGTGCatctattgcgtttgcactcttcCTGGCTATTACTCCACTAAATTCATCAAGTAGGGAAACCGAAACACAGGACTTGTGTGTGCACTCTCAGTGA